The genomic segment CAGGATTGGGTGATCCGTCTGCAGTTGTTGCAGGTGCCAGGCGTCACCGAGGTGAACTCCATCGGCGGCTACGCCAAGCAGTTTCACGTGCAGCCCGATCCGGCGCGTCTGCTGTCCTACGGTCTGACCTTCGAAGACGTGGTGCAGGCAGTGGAACGCAACAATGCGAACCAGGGCGCGGGTTACCTCGAACGCAACAAGGAGCAACTGCTGGTCCGCATCCCTGGCCGGGTGAGCGGCATTGGTGATCTGAGTCGCCTGGTCATTGCGACGCGCGACGGTCAGCCGATCACCATTGCGGACGTGGCCGAGGTCGCGCTGGGCAAGGAACTGCGCACCGGTGCCGCCACGCGCGATGGCCACGAAACCGTCCTGGGGACGGCAGTGATGCTGGTTGGCGAGAACAGCCGCGCCGTTGCAAAGGCGGTCGCCGAGCGCCTGGTCAAGGTCAACGAGTCACTACCTGATGGCGTGCGAGCGGTGCCGGCTTACGACCGCACCGTGCTGGTCGACAAGGCCATCGCCACCGTGCAAAAGAACCTGCTGGAAGGCGCGCTGCTGGTGGTCGTCATCCTGTTCCTGCTGCTGGGCAATCTGCGTGCGGCCCTGCTCACGGCGCTGGTGATTCCGCTGGCCATGCTCATGACCATCACCGGCATGGTGGAGACCCAGGTCTCTGCCAACCTGATGAGCCTGGGCGCGCTGGACTTCGGCCTGATCGTGGACGGCGCGGTGATCATTGTCGAGAACTGCCTGCGGCGACTCTCCCAACAGAGTCTGGAAGGCGCGACCCTGAGTCTGAAGGAGCGCATGGAAACGGTTTACGACGCGACCGCCGAAGTCATCCGGCCCAGCCTGTTTGGCGTGTTCATCATCACCGCCGTTTACCTGCCGATCTTCGCGCTCGAAGGCGTGGAAGGAAAGATGTTCCACCCCATGGCGCAAACCGTGGTGATGGCGCTGATCTCCGCGCTGTTCCTGTCGGTGACCTTTGTGCCGGCCGGCGTGGCGCTGCTGTTCCGTGGTCCGGTGAAGGAAAAGCACAACGTGATCCTGCATGCCGCACGTCGCGGCTACGAGCCGCTGCTGCGGTTTGCGCTCAAGGCGCGCGTTGCATTTGTGGTCGGTGCGGTCGTGCTGGTACTGGCCTGCGGCTGGCTTGCCACACGCCTGGGCAGCGAATTCGTGCCCAGTCTTAACGAGGGTGACATCGCGGTGCAAGCGCTACGCATCCCGGCCACCGGGCTGACGCAGTCGGTGGAATTCCAGAAGCAGATCGAAACCCGCCTGCTGAAATTCCCCGAGGTGCTCACCGCCTTCGCCCGCACCGGGACGGCCGAGGTGGCCACTGATGCGATGCCGCAGAACATCTCCGATGGCTACGTGATGTTGAAGCCGCGCGACCAGTGGCCAGATCCAGGCAAGCTCAAGTCGGACCTAGAAGCGGAGATGCAGACGGCGCTAGAACAAATCCCGGGCAATGCCTATGAGATGAGTCAGCCGATCCAGTTGCGCTTCAACGAGCTGATCACCGGTGTTCGCTCGGACTTTGCAGTCAAGCTCTACGGCGATGATCTGGATCTGATGCTCAGCACCGGCAACCAACTTGCCCAGGCGGTACGCGACGTCGACGGTGCTGCTGACGTGAAGGTCGAGCAGGTCGCAGGGCTGCCCGTTCTTTCAGTGATGCCGCGCCGCGATGCACTGGCCCGCTACGGGCTGACCATTTCGGAAGTGCAGGCTGTTGTTGCCACCGCGCTCGGCGGTCGCGAGGTCGGCTCGGTGTTCGAGGGCGATGCACGCTTCGATATTGTGGTCCGCCTGCCGGAAGCGCTGAGACAGGATTTGCGCGCCCTGCAGAGGTTGCCAGTCCCTTTACCCCAAGGCGGCCACGTGCCGCTACAGGAAGTGGCGAGGCTGGACATGGCTCCCGGTCCGAACCAGGTCAGTCGCGAAGACGGCAAGCGACGGATCGTGGTCACTGCCAATGTGCGTGGGCGTGATCTGGGCAGTTTTGTGGCCGATGCGCAGGCCGCCATCGCGCAGGTGAATGTGCCGCCGGGGTACTGGCTGGACTACGGCGGCACCTTCGAGCAACTGCAGTCGGCGTCCAAACGCCTGTCCATCGTGGTGCCGGTCACGTTGGCGCTGATCCTCGGGCTGCTGGTGCTGGCCTTCGGCTCCATCCGTGACGCACTGGTGATCTTCAGCGGCGTGCCGCTGGCGCTGACCGGCGGCGTGCTTGCGCTGTGGCTGCGCGGCATCCCGTTATCGATCTCGGCGGGCGTCGGCTTCATCGCCCTATCCGGCGTCGCCGTGCTCAACGGCCTGGTGATGGTCAGCTTCATCCGTAGCCTGATGGGAGAGGGCAAGTCACTGGACGACGCGATCATCGAGGGCGCACTGACCCGTCTGCGGCCGGTGCTGATGACCGCGCTGGTGGCCAGCCTCGGCTTCGTGCCGATGGCGCTCAACGTCGGCACCGGCGCGGAGGTGCAGCGTCCGCTGGCCACGGTGGTGATCGGCGGGATCATTTCCTCAACGCTGCTGACCCTGCTGGTGCTGCCGGGGCTGTTCCGCATGGCGCATCGGCGCGAGGCCAGGGCCGTGCTCGCTCCACCGGCCACACCTGTTTCGGAGAGCGCAGCATGAACCTCGGCAAGGATCTCGGCTGGCAGGCGGGCATCTCCATCGTTGGTGTTGCCGTGCTGCTTGTGCTCGGCGTGATTGCGATGGAGAGCTACACGCTGCTGATTCAACGGGTGCCGGAATCGGCGCTGCGCGGGCCGCATGTGCTGTTCGACGCCGCCGTGCTGCTGCTCGCGCTGCTGCTGCTGGATCGCGCCCATGCAACGCCGCGCGCAGCGGACGGGCGCGGTGCCGCTGGCGTCGTGCCGGCCCCGGCGATGCCGTCGCCCCGGTCCGGCACGCGCACGCTCGTCGCGCGTTTCGCCCGTAGTGACGACCGCCGCGCGTCGCTGCAGGTGGCGAGCACGCTGATCCCGCTGGGCCTGCTGTGGTGGCTGGTGGCGGTGGGTCACGGCTGGGCGGTGGTGCTCGCCGTGCCGGTGATGAGCCTGTTCCTGCTGCGCGCGTTTGCACTGATGCACGACTGCGGCCATCGCAGCCTGTTCCGGCGCGGCGCGCTCAATGCCGCCTGCGGCTTTGTGTTCGGCGTGCTCACCGGCATGCCGCAATACGTATGGTCGCGGCATCACGCCTATCACCACGCCACCAACGGCAACTGGTCGAAGTACCGCGGGCCGCTGGGCACGCTGTCGCTGGAGGAGTTCGCGCAGATGAGCCCGGCGCGCCAGCAGCAGTACCGGCGTGCGCGCTGGGTCGGCATGGCACCGCTCGCCGGCCTGATGTACCTGGTGGTCAACCCGCGCCTGAACTGGCTGCGTGGCTGCGCGGCGCTGCTCGTGCATCTTCTGCGCGGTGGCATCGCGCAACCGCAGGTCGGCTGGCGCGCACAGGCGCGCGTGTTCCGAACCCGCCATTGGGCATCAGCGGCAGAGTTCCGCCACATGAGCCTCAACAACCTCGCTCTGCTCGGACTCTGGGCGGCGATGTCCAGCCTGATCGGGGCCTCGCTGTTCTTCACGGTCTATCTGCTGGCCACCGCGCTGGCGGGTGCGGCAGGCATCGTGCTGTTCACCGTCCAGCACAACTTCGACCAGGCCTATGCCAGCGACGATCAGGGCTGGGACTACGAAACCGCTGCGCTCCACGGCACCAGCTTCCTTGTGCTGCCGGGCTGGCTGAACTGGTTCACCGCCGACATCGGCTACCATCATGTTCATCACCTGTGCGCGCGCATCCCGAACTACCGGCTGGCCGCCTGTCACGCGGCGCATGCCGAGCGGTTCACCGAGGTGCGCCGCCTGAGTCTGGCCGACGTACTGCCCTCACTGCGCTGCCTGCTCTGGGATCGTGAGGTGCGGCGCATCGTGTCCATCGACCGCGGCGCGCGATGAGCGCGGGGCACGCCCACGGACGCAGCGCCAGCGAACGCGCGACGTGGATCGCGTTCGCACTCACCGGCGGCTTCATGCTGGCCGAAGTCGCGAACGTGTGCTGAGCGGCCATTTGTTCAGCATCGCGAATGACAGGTTTGGGCTGAGAGCTGCCATTCCCGATTTTTCTTAGATCCTACTGACCCAGAATCACTGGGCATCTGAGGATAGTAATATGAACCGCCCCGTGTTTCGTGGAGGCCCTTGGGTTAAGTCATGCTGCCATCGTAACAATGGACGTCATCGTTGACAGAGGTGGTGAATCTATCCATCCGGTCCCTCCATCAATTCGTCCATGAGTTCCTCGATCAGTGAAATGATGCCCTTGAAAGTTTCAGGCGTCAGCACGCTCATCTCGGGGCTCAGCTTGTGTTCGACAAGCAATTTCTCGAGCGACTTGAACATGCCATGTGTTTCTTCTGGCACCACCAAATTGATCTGTTTTTTGCCGACCGCCGCAAGTTTTGCGCGCTTTTTTGCCTGATACTTCGCAGAACTCGATTTCTGAACTTCTGCGGTAAAGTGGGTAACCGTTTCACCCGACTTGCTCGGTATAATGCGAATCGTTCCTTCATATTTGGTCCCGCCAGATACTTGCGGCGTCGGCGTTTCGGCCGAGGTGTCCTGCGGGTTGTCACTGGACTGGGGCGGGATCTCGTTGGCAGCGTCGCTCTGGCCGCATTGATCTGCGAGTGGTCGGATTAATAAAGCTTTAGATTTTCGCGTCATGGTCGATCTCAAATGATTGACGGCGCGCAGGGATAAGTCAGACGGGCATCAAGAGATGCCGACGACAATCGCTGTAGCCGAGGGAGGATTGGGGGCGCGAAGCAAGCGCGCCTGACGTAGGCAGCTCGAAATAGCTGCTGCCGCTGGAGGCGAAACAGCGTTAGCTGTTCACCTCGGAATCAACTAGTTGTGACTAGTTGATTTGCTCCTGTCATTTTTGATCGAAAAGACCACGATCTGACGATACACAGATTTTTCAAGAAAGCAAGTGGCTGACCTACGTTCCCCTAATTGTGTTGGAATTCAACCACAAAACCGTCGTATCCCGTCGTCATGGAAACCACAACCATCATTGGCCTCGCGATCTTCGCCGCCTACATGCTCGCCGTTCTTGGTCCGCTCAGTTTGGCGGTGTTCTTCCACGGTGCGTGCCAACCGGTAGCGGCAGATGTGCGTTCAGGTGATTGCAACAGGGCCAGACCTGAAGCCGAGCACGCATTGAAACGCACGCCCAAGACGGAATACGACCCCGAGACAGGTTCGCTGTGACTGGCCGCATCAGGGGGCCAAGTCTGATCACGCCATCGTCATGCCAATGGACTGATCGTTGATCTGGACCCTGAATGAAACATCTCTAATCCAGGGTCCGCGGGGCGCTAGGGCAGCCGAAGCTTGCGGGTTTGCAATGACCCAGCCTTCTTGACCAACTTCCGGTCAAAACTGGCGAACTGTGTTGCAGGGCCAGACAGCGCCAGATGGAGCGCGTCAGCAAAGTCGAGCCCTGCCCGGTAGCCATTCAGGGATTCTGAGACAGCCTCAGGCTCTGCCATTTGCACCTGCGGCAGTCCCAGGAATGCAAGCAGATGGTCGGCGATATCTTGTGAGGTGCAGCCATAACCGCTTCGCAACACCCATTCGCATTCCAGTAGCACGGTCGACGTCACCCAAACTGGCCCCGCAGCAATTAATGCCTTCGCGCGCCGAGCCTGCGCGGGGTCGTCGGCCATCAAAAAACGTACGATGACATTAGTGTCCAGCGCCACCAGTTCGCGATTCATCGCCGGCGCGCCGCCTCCGTCTGCACGGCCTCGTCCATCTGCTTGAGCGACAGACGCCGCCCCTTACCCGTGCCCCTGCCGATACCAAACACATCGTCGAGGCGGGTGGGCGCAAACACGGGCGCCGACGACAGGGGCGATAGCAGTACGCCCTCAGGCAGTTCCTTTACTTCAAACACGGTGCCTGCTGCCCAACCATGCGCATTGCGCACCCGCTGCGGCAGCACCAATTGGCCCTTGCTGGACAGTTGTGCGGTTTCCATGTCGAGTACTCCGGTAAGAACGAAGTAAGAATAGCGCAGTCAAGCGCACACCGTCCGTGGGCCGACTTGCGGAGGCTTCGAACATCAACCGCCCCGACGATTCCTGGGAGCTTTAATGGCCGCCTATCTCGCGAACAGCTCAGACTCATGGAGCGCCACCCACCACGTCATCGCCCAGCGAATGGCCCCGGCTGCTCTGCGTCCGTGCTCGGCTTCGCGCACTCCATCTGTGTCGCATTCGACAGGGAACCGGATCCGGAGTCGATAGCGTGGTTGGCTGGCAACGCCCTTTCGTGACTTTGCGACCGAAACCTGCCTGGTCTCAAGAGCGATGCCGGCGTCATGCGGCATGGCCTTCAGTCGCTCGAGATCCGCTTCGCCATCCAACCGCATTGAGCCCTCTTGAGCGTCGCTGTAATACAGCCACTTTTCGATCAGCCAGCGATAGTCTTCAGGTCGGTCCGCTTTCAATTGCAGGAGCCATAACAACAACACTTGGGCGTGCCGGACTGGAACTCCGGCCACAATCATCACGGGTAGCGGTGTCCCTGCTGGATCACTCAGGGGCATAGGGTGCCTCGGCAATGTCGAGCCCTTCTTGCCGGACCTGATGGATGCGATGGCGTGCAGTGCGTTGCGGATGGAGTCGATATCGGCGGGGGGCTCCCCTTTGCCTTCCATCAGATGGGTATGCGCGGCTTCAAACTGTGCGATCAGGGCCTCAGCTGATCCCGCCCCATTGGGATCTCCCGTCACGATAGTTCGGAGAATCAACGGCGACTCGTCTCGCCAGACCAGAGTCTGGCCACCCTTCACCCCTGTCGGACTGGTGTACTGCTCCTGTGCTGATTCTTCCAATCGGTCACGCAGATGTCTCACCGCGCAGAGGCCCTTGGTCCGGGCATCCGAAAAATAGCGGGCCAGCGTTGCGCGACTGTTGATTCGTTGGGCAAATGCGATGTGTAATGGGATCGACGGTAATCCAAGCAGATAAGCATGGAGTCCCACACAGAGCGTGTGGGTGTAATGGCGCAGGGTGGTGGTCTCGTGCAAATGACCGAGCATGGCGCTGATGGCCTTTGCGCCTTGTCCGCACTGCCCCGCCGAACCCAGCAACGCAGCTTGCTGGTCCGGCGGTGGCAGCAGGCCATTGACCCACGGCAGATCAATCGACAACCGATCAAGATCAACGGCATTGGCAAGCATGCCGAGCAGCAGCGCACTGGCCTTGGTGTGGCGCAGGTGGTGAGGCCCCATATCAATGTCGCCGGTCGCCGCTTTCATTGCCTTTGCGACGCGGTCAAAAAAATTGTCACCTGAAGCATCGTGACCCGGTGCACCGTCAATCGGCTTGCCTGTGCCCAGTGAACGCGATTCGTCAAAGAGTGACGATAACTCCGCATCCATCAGCCCCTTTGGCAGGGCCCGCTGTGCGGAGGCGGTTTTGAGCCGTCGGCCCTCGTATTCACGAATGCGGATCATGTCGTCGTCAAAATCAATCCACCTCAACTTCTCGGTCTCTGCGCGGCGGGCGCCCGTGGCCGTGGTCAGCGCGAAATGCCGGACAGCCGCTTGGCGATTGTCTGCCGTACCGATCCCCGACTGAACGGACTGCAACACCTGTCTGATGCGCTGAATTTCGGTCGCCGAAAGAATCTTGGCGCTGACAAGTCGTGCTGCTGACCCTGCAAGCTTGCCGATCTCAAAGCCCAATGCCCCAATTTCGTTGCCGCGTTCGTGCAGAAAGGTCCGAAACCGCGCCCAGGCACCGTGATGCGTGCGAGCCGAGAAATGCGGTGCCGTGAGCTCAAACAGCGACTGCAAAGTGCAGTCATCAATGACCGCCCAATCGTCAGTGACTTCGGAGAAACCGACGAAGCCATGCCAGACGACCCGCAGATTAGTTGCAATCTGACTCCGCCCTCGTGTGCTGATTTGCCCGGGCACCTTGCTGTCGTGGGTGTCCGCCAGGAAAAGTGCGAAAGCACACAACAGTCGCTGCGCAGGCAAATCACAGGCGGCGAGCTTTTGCTTCAGCACCCGTTGCCACTCGCGAACATAAGGACTGCGGCGCCGACCAATCTCAGCCGCAAAATCCTCTTTGGCGGTTCGCAGACTGGAGGGCATATCGTCCTCGTCGTCGGAGCCCGGCGCACGCCCGCTCATCGCCTGCTCTTCAACCGAACGGGTATCGACCGCCGGCTTCAGCCCCGCAAGTCGACGAAATTCGCTGACAGGAAGATCATCCGTGAGGATTTCGCCGCTGGCGTAAGCGGCGAGTATCGGCGCCGAGCCAAACTGGATCTGCTGGCGAACTGCGGCGAGAAATGCCGACAGGGTGATGCCGTTCGGCGCGCCAATGGCGCCAAGATAGGCGCGTAATGCGGCGCCCCAGCGGGCATAACGTGTCGGCGCCCGAGGACCATTGAAATCCGGACTCAGGAATGACCTCATCCGCTGACGTTCCACCGACACCAATGCCGCGAAGTAGGGCTCGAGTAGAACGCTGCGCCTCATGGGATCACTGGTGCGAACCGACCTCACCTGGAGTTCAATCAGACGCGCCTCGCCGACGGCCTGTACCGGCTGATCACTAGTGATAAAGCGGAGAAACGCATCAATATGGGAAGTGCAGGCCAAGCCGCCACGTAGGGCGGCAACTGCGATCAGCCGGCCGAGATCGACCTGTAACGCGGACTCGCTGGTCTCTGCCTCAGGCAGGTGAGCAAGATCCTGATCAATGGCTGGCAAGAGCCTTCGCTGGACGTAGTCGAAGCTTCTGAATTCGTCTTCGCTGACCAGCCAGTCGCGTTGGAACCGGGCTCGCGGCCGGGCGGCAAACACGGGCACCTTGGTGCGCTTGCGCAGGTATTCACAAATCGCTTCAGCCTTGGTCGCCAGATCAGGCGCATTTCGGCTCGCCAAAATATTGACGGCACTCGTCGCCAAACCAAGAACAGCCTCGGCTGACGGCACCTCCCATTCGAAGACAGCCTCGTGATAATTGGCCTTGCTGCTCATGAGCAGCTCGTTGATCTCCTCATCACTGATCAAGGGCGCTTGCTCGACCGCCGGTGTCGGTGATTTGCGTGCTGGCAGCGAATGCGCAGCTGGCTGCAATTGGGCTGGCAGCCCTTCCAGCGTCAACACCTCGAATCCCAGCTCAACTTCCAGACGTTGCTGAACGGCGAGCCACTCTGCTCGAAATTTCTCGGTCGGAAATGTCGATGTCAGCGTCCATGGATGCCGTCCGCGCACCCAGTGGCCCAATCCGGCGTCCTTGTACCGGCCAGGCAACTCCTCGGCATCGGATCGGACCAGCTTTCGACCGAAATTGACTGGCAGCCCTCGAAGAAACTTGACCTCGTGCAGGTACATCGGCCGGTAGGACGTGCTGTCCAGCGGGTTCTGAAAAAAACGCAGCTCGACGAGGCGATGACTGTGCTGCGATGGCGGGGGCGTGAAAGTCGGATCGATCATCGACAGCGCTGAGCTGAGGGACTGCACCACCGCCAGCTGGTCAATCAAGGTCTGACGTAAGGGGACATATCGGTCTGTCGAGCCATCCGGCCGATGCTTGTCCCGAATCAGCGCCCACCCGTCCTGGGTGATGGTTCCCGGGACCGGATGTCGCGTGCGCCGGCCGGCGGTGGCAACGCCTAACCAAAGCGCAAGATATGTGGCCAAGGCGTTGTAGACCGCCGCCCATCGCTTCTCGCCTACTGCAGCATTAAAGCGCAGCTTGATCTCGGCGATGAGCCTGGAGACCTTGTCGATTTCGATGCCATGCAGGGCGCCGACACGCTCGCCTGTCTCGATGGCCGCCGGCCCCTCGGGGAGGGTCCCTACCCATTCAATAGCGATCTGGCGCCATAGTCTTTCAACTTCGACACGCTCGAACGAGGCGTAGTGGATCAGATTGGCGTAGTTCGCCTCGCTCGCGTCAGTCACCACCTTGACCAGCGCCAAATCGTCGCGACCACTTTGTAGCAGGGCTAATTTGAGGGCGCCTGCAACGCCTCGCGCGCTGATCTGTAAAGGTGCCGGTTGCGCGGCCAGCAGCACTCGCGCCTTTTCCAGTACTTTGGAATTTCGGCGCGACGTGTGGCCGGCCAGCGAATCAATGAGGGCATGCCATGCCGACGGCAGGGGCAAGCGCAAGGTGGTGGCGTTGGGCGCACAAAACTGCGGCAGCGAATTGCGGGTCTTGAGTTCTGGTCGGCCGGCCAGCACGTGCAAGGTGTAGTCCGGCAGCGTGATTGCTACGGAGATACTCTGCTTCTGCTCTGGGTCCAGCGAATGGCCCTCAGCGATGGAGAGGGCCGAAACCTCGTCAAGTGAGCGCCCGGTGAGCAAACTTAGGCCAATCGTGAGCCTGGCCCGCCTCTCGCTCACACTCTCGCTCGATTCCAGCCGCACCACGCCTACCACCGCTGCAATTGCTGAGGCGGACAAGCGCCACTCGGGCCATGGGAGCAAGGCGTTTGCGCGCTCAATGTGATGCTGCGCGGATTTCGCCGAATACCAACCGGTAATCGGCTCGTCCTTGCCGAGGAAAAGGACCACAGAGGGCTCTACCCCCTCGCCGTCTCCGGGATCCTCGTCGTCCTCGTTACTTTCATCATCGTCTTCAACCGGGGGATGACGCTCGAGGACTTCGATGGCGAAGCCTTCGTGGATTCCTGCGTCGCCGAGTTCGTGCCAGACGTTTGTGTACGCCTCATATCGCGACACCCTGACTCTTCTCACCTCCCTCGCAATTGCTTGGCGGGTGATGACGGTTCTGTCGGTCGCATCGGAACTCTTGGCCTCCCAAATGAGCTGCACGAACCGCGCAAGGTCTGCGCTTACGATGCGCGATTCTGCAACTCGCAACTGAAGTGCAGGCTCATCGATACCCATCTCGCGCATCAGCACTTTACGAATGCTGGCCTGGGGTCGTTTGGAGTAGGCGAGCTTCAGCAGCAGTGCGAGCTGCCGCGAGCTGTCCGCCGTCAGCGATGTCAACTGGTTGGCGATGTTGCCCGCGCTGGCAGCGTTGGCCAGGTCACCGAGATCCCGAAGCGCCCGAAAGGCGGAGTAGACCCTGCTGGCCTTGCCTTCCCGAAGGTTCAGGCTCCCGTCGCTCTTCAAATAAAGAACATAGTCATCCCGTCGATGGATTCGGGCCTGGTGGTGAAATATCTGCCAGGTGAACCAGACTTGCCCGCACTCGAAGTCGTGCTGCTGCTGAGGCGTTGCGCCCTCGCGCGCGGAAATCAGCAGCAGATCACACAGACCGCTGTCTCCGGTGCAGGGCCGGAGGGGCGTTGCTTCTTGTCGATTGCGCTGGATGTGGCCGTCCAGGAAGTGCGGGTCAACGTCTTCAAGACCCGCAATTTGGCGGATGAGATCGATACGCCGGCCCTGATCGGAGAATGCCGGCTCCATTTCAATCGCCGGGTATGCGTCGATCAGTTCGACCAGCCTGCGGCAACACAGGACGATGGCTGCGAGGTTCCAGTGCGCCCGGAGCATGAACAGCACATCGAGAACGTCTTCTTCGCTGGCACCGAACCGTCCGGCCAACAGCTGATTGAGGCGCTCTAAGTGAGGGTTCACGTCGGTCGGCTAGCGTCGGCTCGGCGGCCTTAGCCCTTACACATCGTCCGCAAACAGAATGTCTGCGTAGTTTCTGGCGCCGTGCAGCACATGGATGACGACCACCCGTTCGGTCTCAGCGCGGTAAAAGATGAGGTAGTTGCCGTGGACGCGCCGGCGCACGCCATGCGCCTCGTATCGTGGCACCAGTGGGAACGCCAATGGGGCATCGCCTAGATTCAGGCACTTGCTGCGAAGCTCACGCACGAAAGTGAGCGCTCGCTGAGGGTTATTTTTGGCAATGAAGTCGCCGATGCCCTCAATGTCAGCCTCCGCCTCGGCTGTGAGATGAACGATCACGCAACTTTGCCGGCCTGGGCGGCGTACTTGGCTTCAAGACGATCAAAAACGTGGTCGGCAGCAACCGTACGCCCTGCCCCAGCATCGGTCAGTCCGCGAGCAATTGAAGCGTCCAAGGCCGCCAAGCGGGCCTCGCGATCTTGAATGAGCCTGACACCCTCGCGCAGGACTTCACTCTTGGAGCCGTAACGGCCCGACTCGACGAGCTGTTTCACGAAGACCTCCAACTGCTGCCCCAAATCTGCGCTGATCATGTCGACGGCCTCGTTCTTGATTCAGACAAGGATAGTCATGCTTGATAACAGTTATCAAGACAAGGTCGGCCGCTTGCCATCAGCGGCAGGCTTTCGGATGCGCGCAACCATTGATCGCTCGAGTCCGCTGAGCGCTTTGGCGACCTGTGTACTGGGTGCGATGCGGATGATGCGATCTCGATGCTGCTGAAAAATCGGAGCAAGAATCGGCTCAGCCATCCGTGCGAGATCGATCACGCTGAATTTGGCGTTCGTTCGAGTCGCCAGACGCTTCACCCCAACAAGCTCTCCGGGAATTGCATGTTTAGCCAGGAACGCTGAAAAGAGGTTCTCAACGACGCCGGCCGGCGCATCCGGGCCGGCCGGCATTCCCACCACTGGCGGCGCCCAACGCACGACATCACGGACTAATGTTGGCGGCAAACCGGCAACAAAACTGTAAGTCGCCATTGGCATCGGCATCTGAACCGCGCCCTGCAGGGCAATCGAGCCGAGCACGAGCCGTTGCGCCAACATCTCTGTGGTTCGCTTTTCGCGTCGGCGACGCCACCGGACAAGATCTGGCTCTGCACTAGTGTCTGCCCGCCCAAGATCGTTTAGGAGGTGCTGGCATAGCCGCATGTAGACGCCCGCCAATAGAAGGGCCTGGTCGAGGGTTTGGGGTTTGCATTGCTTTGCGCCGGCACCGAGCACAAGGCGTCGAAGAACACCGCAGGGCAATAGGCTCCCGCCCGCCCTTGCTTCAGGGGCTAGAGCATCGAGGAAGTCGGTACGGACTTGGCCGGCCAGAGGACACCGAAGGTCAATTTCGAGTGGACTTTGATCGTCTCACATTCACGATGACAAGCGGTGATAGTCGTAGTCATTCGTCGCGATCTTGTACCGGATCGTCTTAATTTTTATGTTCATATATAACGGTTTACGACGTTCAAAGCCGTAACCCGCCTAACTGAATCAACTACAAGGTTCG from the Polycyclovorans algicola TG408 genome contains:
- a CDS encoding type II toxin-antitoxin system ParD family antitoxin, with protein sequence MISADLGQQLEVFVKQLVESGRYGSKSEVLREGVRLIQDREARLAALDASIARGLTDAGAGRTVAADHVFDRLEAKYAAQAGKVA
- a CDS encoding type II toxin-antitoxin system RelE/ParE family toxin, which gives rise to MIVHLTAEAEADIEGIGDFIAKNNPQRALTFVRELRSKCLNLGDAPLAFPLVPRYEAHGVRRRVHGNYLIFYRAETERVVVIHVLHGARNYADILFADDV
- a CDS encoding tyrosine-type recombinase/integrase — translated: MNPHLERLNQLLAGRFGASEEDVLDVLFMLRAHWNLAAIVLCCRRLVELIDAYPAIEMEPAFSDQGRRIDLIRQIAGLEDVDPHFLDGHIQRNRQEATPLRPCTGDSGLCDLLLISAREGATPQQQHDFECGQVWFTWQIFHHQARIHRRDDYVLYLKSDGSLNLREGKASRVYSAFRALRDLGDLANAASAGNIANQLTSLTADSSRQLALLLKLAYSKRPQASIRKVLMREMGIDEPALQLRVAESRIVSADLARFVQLIWEAKSSDATDRTVITRQAIAREVRRVRVSRYEAYTNVWHELGDAGIHEGFAIEVLERHPPVEDDDESNEDDEDPGDGEGVEPSVVLFLGKDEPITGWYSAKSAQHHIERANALLPWPEWRLSASAIAAVVGVVRLESSESVSERRARLTIGLSLLTGRSLDEVSALSIAEGHSLDPEQKQSISVAITLPDYTLHVLAGRPELKTRNSLPQFCAPNATTLRLPLPSAWHALIDSLAGHTSRRNSKVLEKARVLLAAQPAPLQISARGVAGALKLALLQSGRDDLALVKVVTDASEANYANLIHYASFERVEVERLWRQIAIEWVGTLPEGPAAIETGERVGALHGIEIDKVSRLIAEIKLRFNAAVGEKRWAAVYNALATYLALWLGVATAGRRTRHPVPGTITQDGWALIRDKHRPDGSTDRYVPLRQTLIDQLAVVQSLSSALSMIDPTFTPPPSQHSHRLVELRFFQNPLDSTSYRPMYLHEVKFLRGLPVNFGRKLVRSDAEELPGRYKDAGLGHWVRGRHPWTLTSTFPTEKFRAEWLAVQQRLEVELGFEVLTLEGLPAQLQPAAHSLPARKSPTPAVEQAPLISDEEINELLMSSKANYHEAVFEWEVPSAEAVLGLATSAVNILASRNAPDLATKAEAICEYLRKRTKVPVFAARPRARFQRDWLVSEDEFRSFDYVQRRLLPAIDQDLAHLPEAETSESALQVDLGRLIAVAALRGGLACTSHIDAFLRFITSDQPVQAVGEARLIELQVRSVRTSDPMRRSVLLEPYFAALVSVERQRMRSFLSPDFNGPRAPTRYARWGAALRAYLGAIGAPNGITLSAFLAAVRQQIQFGSAPILAAYASGEILTDDLPVSEFRRLAGLKPAVDTRSVEEQAMSGRAPGSDDEDDMPSSLRTAKEDFAAEIGRRRSPYVREWQRVLKQKLAACDLPAQRLLCAFALFLADTHDSKVPGQISTRGRSQIATNLRVVWHGFVGFSEVTDDWAVIDDCTLQSLFELTAPHFSARTHHGAWARFRTFLHERGNEIGALGFEIGKLAGSAARLVSAKILSATEIQRIRQVLQSVQSGIGTADNRQAAVRHFALTTATGARRAETEKLRWIDFDDDMIRIREYEGRRLKTASAQRALPKGLMDAELSSLFDESRSLGTGKPIDGAPGHDASGDNFFDRVAKAMKAATGDIDMGPHHLRHTKASALLLGMLANAVDLDRLSIDLPWVNGLLPPPDQQAALLGSAGQCGQGAKAISAMLGHLHETTTLRHYTHTLCVGLHAYLLGLPSIPLHIAFAQRINSRATLARYFSDARTKGLCAVRHLRDRLEESAQEQYTSPTGVKGGQTLVWRDESPLILRTIVTGDPNGAGSAEALIAQFEAAHTHLMEGKGEPPADIDSIRNALHAIASIRSGKKGSTLPRHPMPLSDPAGTPLPVMIVAGVPVRHAQVLLLWLLQLKADRPEDYRWLIEKWLYYSDAQEGSMRLDGEADLERLKAMPHDAGIALETRQVSVAKSRKGVASQPRYRLRIRFPVECDTDGVREAEHGRRAAGAIRWAMTWWVALHESELFAR